GAGTCATATAGGATGTGACAGTGCAAATCCGTGAAAAGCTGTTAAAGTAATGGACGAGCCCTAGAGGAGAAAGCAATGTGCAGAAGTAAAGACAATAGAATTTAAAGAGTGGCTTGTATTAATTGATTTTAATTGTCATGGAAATGATTTAATTTGTCATgcaaataaaaattgattttaattgTCATGAAAAGGATTTAAATTGTCATGCAAGTGATAAATGATTTAAATTGCcatgaaaatgatttaaatttctATGTAATCTTTATTAGGCACATTTATATTGCTTGGTTTTTATGGGCATATTTTCGTTCTTGACGATTTTAATGGTGATGAAAGATTTTTCTAAAAGTAATACTGTTCAAACTTAGAACCTATGTCGTACTCAATAAGACAATTGTGAAATTTTATTCAGTTGGGATCTGTAATAAAAGAGTCTTCTTCTTTAATTCATTCATTTAGGAAATATTCTATGTACAAAGAGGGTAGTTTCACCGAAATGAAAGAAGCTTATGCCATTCTTGGTATTATTATTGGAACGTTTCATTTCTGAGTGGAAAATTTGATTTCCTTCATATCTCTACAAATTTCTCCTCTCtctatacattttaaacattttatttaagtttgttttaaagcagcatgcctctagatttggctaaaaaataatctttctttcaaattgaagtttggtcatattatgaacattagaataagattttttgtttctaacatattttaaaagttccaaatcaagataaaaagatgaccgcgtcgggaatcgaaccccggaccgccgcggcaataaagacattttcccgtcgtcgtaaccaatagcgctatagctgaaatCGTGACTTCaaattatagatatttataatggagacagtttacctgaagtaaaagcgtgacaatcgcaaaaggtagtaaaaacagcaaagtctcatgtgtttccgtaacataaagtttttcagtaattaagttttaaagccttcttaagaaatatagcatttatttcaagatatctacaaatattttttatgttgtcggacgatctggaggcataCTGCTTAAACACTTCCTATAAATATGTCTCTTTTAAGCAGAAGTTTGGCAACTTAAAGAAAACAAACGCGAGACAGACAGAAACTACAAACAACGAAGAAAGAAATGAAACAGCAATTATTACTGATTCAGTAAGTTTTCACTTCTTTTTCCATACAGTGATTCATATGTATAGATTCTACGAAAGTCCGGTGGTGACGTTTTTGAAACGTTACTAATGCTTATTAGAGGTAAAACAATGACATATACCtcagcaaaaacaacaacaacaaaatattaataggaaaagaaattgaaagtttGCAGTTGTCTGGAAATGCAGTTTTcttagaagaaaaaaataacgAACTATTAAGAATAAGGAAAGTTATACTACAGGGAGCATTTATTTGATCAAAAGCAAAGTGGATTCTAGAGGGAGAAAAACCAACAAATTATTTCTGTACTTTAGAAAATAGACATTTCACTTAAAAAAGTATGAACTCATTATATTCAAAGACAGGTGTTCTCTTAAATTATAAGCAGTTTTTTACGTTTGAAGccacaaaagattttaatttaaataatttttcaatgatattaatttgaaaaaagcTAACCTTAGAAGAAAAATGTCTTTAGAAGGAAAACTTACATATAAAGAAATGTTAAATAGTCTAAAAGGAATGTCAAATACATCTTCACCTGGTAGTTCTGGTTTAACAGCTGcctttttttaaggttttctgGACAAATTTAGGTCATTTTTAGTAATGTCAGTAAATTATGGTTTAGAAAAAGGAGAAATGTcagatacatgtacataaaaatatGGTATAATTATATGTATTCCAAAAGGTGGTGAAAATAAACTGTACTTGAAAAACTGGAGACCAATTTTCTTACTGAATATCTCATAGAAAAAAGCAACAGCAAATATAGCTAACATATTAAAAACTGTCTTGAATAAGCTTGTTATTGAAGACCAACTGGCTTTATGTCTGAACGTTTTATTGGAGAGAATGTtctatacagaaaaatataatattCCAGATATGCTTTTACTACTTGATTTCGCAACCACCTTTGACTCTTTATCATGGAAATTTATGAGTTCTGTTCTAGATTTCTTAAAATTTGGGGATACATTCAAAAACTGGATAAAACTTTTCTATAATGATATTAAGTCTTGTGTGATTGGAAATGGACATCTGTCAGAGTGGTTTTACATACACCGCGGCTGTACATTACATGTCACCTACACCCCCTCATACAGAGTCTGGGGTGTACTTAGAGACATAATGTCAGTCGGTCTTTTGCACATCTGTCTACATATTCATAAACAAAACTGGAGAGCAAGCTAGAAGAAATATGTGCAACTTTCACAAGTACTCCGGCACACCGTAAGCTTTTTAACTAAGCCTAACAGAGTTCTTCCCCTTGGACCTATCTGTTTTTCTGtatcaacataattatttctCTTTTGTTTCCGATAggaatataaaagttgaaacatGTCTGGGTTGTATGTTGTATGTTGTATGCTTCACATTTATATACATCACTCCAAGGTCAGTGGAGTAATATCATTAGACAAATGTTTCTGTTCTATATCTGGTAGCAATGGAGCAAATTACTTGCTGGTTCTATCAAATGATGAAATTAAAGTAGAtttaagatgttgtttttttacctTACTTTAATCCTGGTATCTTTAATGCAGTCTACTTAAAACTACTCTGTCTTTTACAAGGCTACACTAAAGATGTCGGAAAGGTTCCTCTATGCTTGCATCTCTCTTTTAGAGGAATGCAAAGCGGCCTGCGAGGATATGCTTCAATTCtttatgtacttttttttattattatttagatattGTTTAACATGACAAATTATACCTTTATAGATAGTATTTCGCTCGACATTGTGTATACCTATGATGTTTTTGCACGAATCTTTATATCATGCTATGcttattacaaataaattataaataaaaagccCAGTGGTAACTTCATAGTTCATACTTCATACGTCACAGTCACCACAATTAACAGACGGTCATTGAAAAACTTCCAGTTTTAAGGAACACAGGGGTTGTAGgtacacatttgtttgtttgtttgtttgatttgggtttaacgccgtttttcaacagtatttcagtcatgtaacggcgggcagttaacctaaccagtgttcctggattctgtaccagtacaaacctgttctccgcaagtaactgccaacttccccacatgaatcagaggtggaggactaatgatgtcagacacaatgtcgtttatcaaatagtcacagagaacatacgcccagcccgaggatcgaacacgcgaccccgcggtccgtagaccaacgctctacctactgagctaagcgggcgggcttatacTGTGTTTAGGTATAAATGTATTAAGTGTGTAAGctattttaaatataatgcaCAGTATACACATACACTTGTTAATTAAATGTTTACTTAAAGtatatgtagtaattgttcataatATTAAATATGACATTTGGATCTTTTATACCTTTAGATATTGACTATGAAGTGTTGATATGTCAGAGTTTAGTACATTATGGCAGTATATGATATCAAAATTGGACATCAAATGTAAATTTATACAGAAGGGAAAATCAATATCTTGCCTCTACAACAACTTTATTTAGGGCTGATTATAACTCAAATGCAAAACTAATTGCTCGTGGAAATCTCAAGTCTGTTTTCGAGTTGATATTGTTGACATGAAAAAATTTAAGTAGGTCTAGTTCctgaagtgaaaaaaataataaaataatacaggCTAAACTTggaaacgaaagtcgcatttggaTTAGTGTAAAgtatagaccaatgcaaatgcgactttcgttttcaagtttagctgAGTCAGGGTTCACGCGCAGGGATCACCccgtttaaaattttgttttgctaatgggggtcaattttcagcactttcttatgatttgaaaatatctggGCTTCAGCAAGACATGTCAATTTTTCATTTACGAAAAAAATACCAACAGAGTCCGTAACGGAGCAGGGTATATGGAGacttttggaacttcgtcaaatcgttcgaTAGGTTCTTTTTTATGTTGTCTAAAAGTGCCAGTGCATGTATATGCCTTGGATGTAAGATGTTTCTGAATTAGAGAGCTGCAGACCtggacattttagaaatattttcaaaattaatttcgtgtcataaatgttgattctacggaagcgtgaaagagccatcagacgctaatacgttttaataCCCTACGGCTACGGAAAGGATAATATGCTGTTCCAATTTCACGTAAAACGATTTGTCTCTTTTATGAGGTGTTTAATTCGTTACCATTTCAaatatgataaatgaaatatatagttTTTCTTGTATGTACtcgtgtatgtgtgtatgtgtataaattattatattgaaTCTACGTTCATGGATATGTGTTTATCACGATTAATAGTCTATATTCCAAAATAAATGCGTGTCCACGTATACTTCCACATAGCTATATTTCGGTTAGCAGCATATCTTAAGAAAAATACCCCGTTGGAACATAGGTATGAATGTGATTGCAATGATGCATTTACTTTCTATCAGACGACTTCAGGCAACAGCTGAACATATGAACAGctgtgaataaaattattgttatgATTTACATTATCTCTGCTCTGAAATCCAACATCTGACACTTGTCGCATCCGTGAATCTACACATGCACATCTGTGTATCTGCCTATATACAGCTCTGATTCCACACAATCACATCTTTAAATCCGCCCTTCTCTAACTCCGCCTTTGCACTAATTATCTTCGTCATCGCTATATCCCGCCTCCAGTGCCTCTTTGTTCGCTTTATTTTTACTGAGTAAGTTTGAGATAAAAACCGCCCCTAGCACGGCCGCCTTAGGTACACTATGGTGACTCTGTTGACTTGTCTGTAAAgcagaaataatatcattttaatgatatattacATATGTAGTTAACTTGACCTACAACATAGATACAATTTTTCAGGcttattcatatattttaacgTAACTTTGTTTGGTATGAATGGCTTGATAATGGTATACATCTGACTTTGATATTCCTTCTAGCATTAATGTAGTTTATTAGTGTTATTGTAATTTGTTGTttagctgttgttgttgttgttgttgtggggcctccgtggccgagtggttaaggttgctgactttaaatcacttgcccctcatcgatgtgggttcgagcctcactcagggctttgaattcttcatgtgaggaagccatccaggtggcttacggaaggtcggtggttctacccaggttcccgctcgtggtgaaataatgcacggaggggcacctggggtcttcctccaccatcaaaactggaaagttgccatatgaccaatagttgtgtcggtgcgacgttaaacccaacaaaataaataataaataaattgttgttgttgttgttgttaaaaaatggtatttcatGTGATGCGAGTTTGTTGCGAACTATACAACTTTTCCCCATCAACCTTTGTAGTTTTATTTGGCTCTAGACCATTCCCTACCCATCCCCTTGCCCAAGCAATTCATTACACGTAATGTGTAAAATATGTATGCACAAGTTCGTGCAAAATGACTGTATTGGGCAAAGTGGtgttattttatgtataaatattagagcatttcatacatatatctgtaacattaactgttttaactcacaaaataacattttaaacatttattttacccaaaaaatttttcttttggaaacttaaggtttcgatggaggcattgagaaacaaaaatcaaacaacaccaaattatagaaagaaagagttgtttgacatgaaaattgaacagcatgtaaaacatgtatattactttacgaaacaagtgtcagtatactgatataaacaatgaattccggaaaagggctgcctaaaggggctccacttccggacagttaaacgcctttaaaactcaccattttcaaagaactgttacacatgttcgttttgatgcatttgcaatagcgtgcgagtggtgaaatttcgaataacaaggtggaacacagttttcagcaattgtttatctttatttctttacaaatggcattcattttcaaagggagacaactgttcccgattattttaagtacaaatggcattcattttcaaagggaaacaactttttccgattattttaagtaatctttgagaaaaagttgtctccctttgaaaatgaatgccatttgtaaagcaaaaaagataaacaatgggcgatatcggtcagttaattcccctgattaaacaggtgcgcgtataggtggcgctacatgcgaataggtcctagaaaattttgtttacataatttacattatatagtCGCTGTCACTTCAGACTATATTAGTAGATTTGGAAAATATCCgattatgttatcaaaattcagctgtttatcccttgagcaattgaggaaagagctttatttatatttattgatactcTGTGAGGCtagctgtaaggactgttttaaagtgcattttctgtgtgtcagtttatatatggactgtatgattgttatgtttgttaattgtgacaataaatacttttatttagctttaaagtatttttcaatattgaaatgccTCCTTGGAAAGTCATTTTATCATTGTacaagtattcagactatattcttagAATAAGGATCAGTATACTagacagtatatattcctaaagttacaaattaatcggaaagatctgcatacacagTTTAATGCAATGAgatcttgaataatatagaaattataataataattactgtaaaatgttagaatataattatactcttgtgataagatgtcccttcaattttccatcagcccaattaatttattataggtgttttctcatatatttcatgaaaatatcatccatgaggcataaatgatctctattgacaagTTGACATACCACGTGTTAATTTAATTCTATGAtgctgcctctttaattttcagtcaattcagttcacagcaacttgcccacataaagtgaaaatataaatctctacatttaataaaaacacccGTAGGATTTATAATACACATACCACAAATCTGtgaagctttaaaaataaaaacaaatgtgagacatattagacattatttcaaattgcaatgtattaagaaaacttattatacacattacattaacatctgACCTATATTTAACACCTAAGTGGGAGCAGGAAGTGTTTAGTCTGCTTCAAGGACATATTCTTGAACCCCctagagttaacaggacacatggcatgtacatttttatggtaacaatcagtatgcagccaATGGATAGGCAATTTTATGCAAACTAAATGTTTCCAGAGAAACCATTGTCTATTTGAAACAAAGCTTCCATTCAGGggtaaaatttagcaatatttttcaaCTAGCTACTATAGCTAGCCCCACTTTGCTTATAAATTGTACGGAAATGTGACTCAATTAAATTAAAGCtacaataataatttcagttatatattacaagcctgcattttgaaatgatgaaaattttaccaagctttaaattttatgttaaaaacagaagaaacagctatccaaatagattaTATTGATACATTACaagattagattttttttaatactttaattacttttttattcagcTGTCAAATGCATGAAAGGTTAAGAAAAAGAGTTTaactatgataaaagccgagagtatacgcatgataggacctattcgcccgtagcgacacctATCAAATCATGTGGGAAGATAACTCAGCGAATGCTGccattgctgaaaactatgttccaccttgttacgtgaaatttcaccactcgcacgctattgcaaatgcatcaaaacaaacatgtgtaacagttctttgaaaatggtgagtttttaaaggcgtttaactgtccggaagtggagcccctttaggcagcccttttccggaattcaatgtttatatcagtatactgacacttgtttcgtaaagtaatatacatgttttacatgctgttcaattttcatgtcaaacaactctttctttctatgatttggtgttgtttgatttttgtttctcaagtcctccatcgaaaccttaaaccTATATACACCGGCCGAatgttatgataaaatttacaGAATATCCGGACAATTCATTTTTGGTGAAATTCTACGGCAAATTcatattaataaaatttgtaagaacatcttttggaagcatagattgCAACCAATCttatattgaaacaaacaaacatcctctGTATAATTATATCGTAAAATATAGTACCGTGCTTCGCTTGCTTCCCTTTGTTCCTGGTTTGGAGCCCGGCTCGTTTTTGTTGGAAGATTTAGGAGTCATTTTCTTATCTGACGTCTCTGCAGTGGGAGGTTTATACAAGGGTTCCATATTTCCGGCGGGAATCCTTTGACCAGGTCTTGTTCCAATGTCGTACAACATAACTTGCTTTGTAACTGTAAAATAGGTGACGTTATTAGATCGCATGACAGTTAAATGCGATTGTTAAGGTGAATAAAGAAAATAGCCAGAAGAGTTACAGCATACTGCTGCAAGTGCTTTCTTGATACCAAAGAGATGGCATTCAAGGTTTTGAAAAGTCCTAACATGTGCATACGTTACACATTTCTGTTTCTTATCTAAGCACATTGTTTATCAGCATCTAATAAGTTATATGTTTAT
Above is a window of Mercenaria mercenaria strain notata unplaced genomic scaffold, MADL_Memer_1 contig_3007, whole genome shotgun sequence DNA encoding:
- the LOC128552658 gene encoding uncharacterized protein LOC128552658; the encoded protein is MLYDIGTRPGQRIPAGNMEPLYKPPTAETSDKKMTPKSSNKNEPGSKPGTKGSKRSTTSQQSHHSVPKAAVLGAVFISNLLSKNKANKEALEAGYSDDEDN